The following proteins are co-located in the Ruminococcaceae bacterium KH2T8 genome:
- a CDS encoding Excinuclease ABC subunit A, with product MEEYKYIRVHGAREHNLKNIDVDIPRNELVVLTGLSGSGKSSLAFDTVYAEGQRRYVESLSSYARMFLGQMEKPDVDSIDGLSPAISIDQKTTSRNPRSTVGTVTEIYDYFRLLYARVGQPVCWNCGKAISSQTIDQIVDKLMEQPEGTRLIVMAPVVRGKKGEFGKQLEDFRKSGYVRVRIDGSMYELDEDIKLDKNKKHEINVVVDRLVVRESNRTRISDSCETALKLSDGLVTVEIQTAVEDEDGMRTFDTSEEMFSQNLSCPDCGISYGEVSPRSFSFNNPYGACPECAGIGTLTNVDPELCVNDPNLSLNDGAITAGGWNFNDKKSWGRGFIVALSEKYDFSLDTPYKKLPKKIKDIIMYGNGGEKMKIDTSNSVYDRRGDYYAAWEGLCPSIMRRHKEAYTDEARASYEQYMSIDVCPTCKGARLKKESLSILINKTNISDLTAKSVKECKKFMSKLNFSKRNAQIAAPIMREIDSRLQFLMDVGLDYMTLSRPAATLSGGEAQRIRLATQIGSGLQGVLYILDEPSIGLHQRDNNKLLATLNKLRDLGNSVLVVEHDEDTMRAADHIIDVGPGAGINGGKIIAQGTVDEIEKVEESLTGQYLSGKKFIPVPSDRREPTAAKISIKGARVNNLKNMNVDIPLGLFTCITGVSGSGKSSLINSTLVPVLSHELNGARKQKVKCDDIKGYSNLDKIIVIDQSPIGRTPRSNPATYIGVFDLIRALYANTPDAKKRGYKNGRFSFNVKGGRCEACNGDGMNKIEMHFLPDIYVKCDVCKGKRYNRETLEVRYKGKNISDVLEMSVDEACDFFAAVPNIFRKVQTLKDVGLGYIKLGQPSTQLSGGEAQRIKLAAELSRRSTGKTMYVLDEPTTGLHVADVHKLVDILERLTENNNTVVVIEHNLDVIKTADYLIDLGPESGDNGGEVIATGTPEQIAEVEASYTGQFLKPILRSAKEKGQYATRMSFIDDARLQSEAMEIATGPKVRRKAKENGV from the coding sequence ATGGAAGAATATAAGTATATCAGGGTCCACGGTGCCAGAGAGCACAACTTGAAGAATATCGATGTAGATATCCCGCGTAATGAGCTCGTAGTCCTTACGGGTCTTTCGGGCTCGGGAAAGAGCTCGCTTGCTTTCGATACTGTGTATGCGGAAGGTCAGAGAAGATATGTCGAGTCGCTCTCTTCGTATGCCAGGATGTTCTTGGGACAGATGGAAAAGCCCGATGTCGACAGTATAGACGGATTATCTCCCGCGATCTCCATAGATCAGAAGACGACGAGCAGGAATCCCAGATCTACCGTAGGTACCGTTACCGAGATCTACGATTATTTCAGGCTCCTCTATGCGCGCGTTGGTCAGCCCGTGTGCTGGAATTGCGGTAAGGCTATCTCATCTCAGACGATAGACCAGATCGTAGATAAGCTCATGGAGCAGCCCGAAGGCACGAGGCTCATCGTCATGGCACCCGTTGTAAGAGGCAAGAAGGGTGAGTTCGGTAAGCAGCTCGAGGATTTCAGAAAGTCCGGTTATGTCAGGGTCAGGATAGACGGCTCCATGTATGAGCTCGACGAGGATATAAAGCTCGATAAGAATAAAAAGCATGAGATCAATGTGGTCGTCGACAGACTCGTCGTAAGGGAGAGCAACAGGACAAGGATCTCCGATTCCTGCGAGACGGCACTCAAGCTCTCAGACGGACTCGTAACGGTCGAGATCCAGACTGCTGTCGAGGATGAGGACGGCATGAGGACATTTGATACTTCAGAGGAGATGTTCTCGCAGAACCTTTCATGTCCCGACTGCGGTATCTCATATGGTGAAGTATCGCCCAGGAGCTTCTCTTTCAATAATCCTTACGGCGCATGTCCCGAGTGCGCGGGTATCGGTACTCTTACGAATGTCGATCCCGAACTCTGCGTCAATGATCCGAACCTCTCGCTCAATGACGGCGCGATAACGGCGGGCGGATGGAACTTTAACGATAAGAAGAGCTGGGGAAGAGGATTTATCGTAGCTCTTTCGGAGAAGTATGATTTCTCTCTTGATACTCCATACAAGAAGCTTCCCAAGAAGATAAAGGACATCATCATGTATGGTAACGGCGGCGAGAAGATGAAGATCGATACGTCGAACAGCGTATATGACAGGCGCGGGGATTACTATGCGGCATGGGAGGGACTGTGCCCGAGTATTATGAGACGCCATAAGGAGGCATATACTGATGAGGCCAGAGCTAGCTATGAGCAGTATATGAGCATAGATGTCTGCCCGACGTGTAAGGGTGCAAGGCTCAAGAAGGAAAGTCTTTCCATCCTTATAAACAAGACGAATATCAGCGACCTGACGGCTAAGTCCGTTAAGGAATGTAAGAAGTTCATGTCTAAGCTCAACTTCTCCAAGAGGAATGCTCAGATCGCGGCTCCCATCATGAGGGAGATTGACAGCAGGCTCCAGTTCCTTATGGATGTAGGTCTTGATTACATGACTTTGAGCAGACCTGCGGCAACGCTCTCGGGCGGTGAAGCGCAGAGGATCAGGCTCGCGACTCAGATAGGTTCGGGACTTCAGGGCGTTCTCTATATCCTGGATGAGCCTTCGATCGGACTTCACCAGAGAGATAATAACAAGCTCCTCGCGACTTTGAACAAGCTTCGTGATCTCGGTAACTCGGTGCTCGTGGTAGAGCACGACGAAGATACCATGAGAGCCGCCGACCATATTATCGACGTAGGTCCCGGCGCCGGCATCAACGGCGGTAAGATCATAGCACAGGGAACTGTAGATGAGATCGAGAAGGTTGAGGAGTCCTTGACCGGACAGTACCTAAGCGGTAAAAAGTTTATTCCCGTCCCTTCAGACAGGCGTGAGCCTACCGCAGCCAAGATCTCTATTAAAGGCGCGCGCGTAAATAACCTTAAGAATATGAATGTCGATATCCCCCTGGGGCTCTTTACCTGCATCACGGGTGTATCAGGCTCGGGAAAGAGTTCGCTCATCAATTCGACGCTCGTTCCGGTGCTCTCGCATGAGCTCAACGGCGCCCGAAAGCAGAAGGTCAAGTGTGACGATATAAAGGGCTACAGTAATCTCGATAAGATAATCGTTATCGACCAGTCGCCCATCGGAAGGACTCCCAGGAGTAATCCAGCAACATATATCGGAGTATTCGATCTCATAAGAGCGCTTTATGCCAATACGCCCGATGCCAAGAAGCGCGGCTACAAGAACGGCAGGTTCAGCTTTAATGTTAAGGGCGGCCGTTGCGAAGCTTGTAACGGTGATGGTATGAACAAGATCGAGATGCATTTCCTTCCCGATATCTACGTAAAGTGTGACGTATGTAAGGGTAAGAGATATAACAGGGAGACTCTCGAAGTAAGATATAAGGGTAAGAATATATCTGATGTACTCGAGATGAGCGTAGATGAGGCCTGTGACTTCTTCGCTGCGGTGCCTAACATTTTCCGCAAAGTCCAGACTCTTAAGGATGTCGGATTAGGGTATATTAAGTTAGGACAGCCTTCTACCCAGTTATCGGGCGGTGAGGCCCAGAGGATCAAGCTCGCTGCGGAACTCAGCAGAAGATCCACGGGAAAGACGATGTATGTATTGGACGAGCCTACAACGGGACTTCATGTCGCTGATGTGCATAAGCTTGTTGACATTTTGGAGCGTCTTACTGAAAATAATAATACCGTAGTGGTTATCGAGCATAACCTCGACGTCATCAAGACCGCAGACTATCTCATAGATCTGGGTCCTGAGAGCGGAGATAACGGAGGCGAGGTCATCGCAACCGGTACTCCCGAGCAGATCGCCGAAGTTGAGGCGTCCTACACGGGACAATTCTTAAAGCCCATCCTTCGATCTGCCAAAGAAAAAGGTCAATACGCGACCAGGATGTCGTTTATTGACGACGCACGTCTTCAAAGTGAGGCAATGGAGATAGCTACCGGCCCCAAGGTAAGGCGTAAAGCTAAAGAAAACGGAGTTTGA
- a CDS encoding indolepyruvate ferredoxin oxidoreductase beta subunit, whose protein sequence is MSTNIVLCGVGGQGTVLASKLVASAAMKKGFEVKSAETIGMAQKGGSVMSHLRIGDDVSSPMIGSGEADLIIGFEPSETVRMLPFLKKGGSIITSDRPIMPVTAALKGSSYKGTEMTDYLKSLSDIEKLVIVDTEEAVREIGNPKAMNMVLLGAASRSGLLGDITHEDIIEAMKRKVKPQFVEMNIRALEFVRI, encoded by the coding sequence ATGAGTACGAATATTGTCCTTTGCGGTGTAGGCGGCCAGGGAACCGTGCTTGCAAGTAAACTCGTTGCATCTGCAGCGATGAAGAAGGGATTCGAAGTAAAGTCAGCCGAGACTATCGGTATGGCCCAGAAGGGCGGTAGCGTCATGAGCCACTTAAGGATCGGTGATGATGTATCGTCTCCCATGATCGGATCGGGAGAAGCGGATCTCATCATCGGATTTGAGCCTTCCGAGACTGTCAGGATGCTCCCGTTTCTCAAAAAGGGCGGATCGATAATCACATCGGATCGTCCGATCATGCCGGTAACTGCGGCACTTAAAGGTTCATCCTACAAGGGTACCGAGATGACGGACTATCTTAAGTCATTAAGTGATATCGAAAAGCTCGTGATAGTAGATACCGAAGAAGCAGTCAGGGAGATCGGTAATCCCAAGGCCATGAACATGGTGCTCCTCGGTGCAGCATCAAGATCCGGACTTCTCGGCGATATAACTCACGAAGACATAATCGAAGCCATGAAGCGCAAGGTAAAGCCTCAGTTCGTCGAGATGAACATCAGGGCTTTGGAGTTTGTCAGGATCTGA
- a CDS encoding phenylacetate-CoA ligase — protein MKINEKQIEQVNSRIQALISAGSFYGKKLEEAGVGEIKTAEDFEKLPFSEKNDLRDAYPLGLMTAPEEEIVRIHSSSGTTGLPVIIPYTAKDVDDWATMFKRCYEFAGITNKDRIHITPGYGLWTAGIGFQAGCEKLGAMAIPMGPGNTDKQLQMMMDMKSTVLCATSSYALLLAEEIEKRGIGDKICLKKGVIGSERWGEKMRSRIKNELGIELYDIYGLTEIYGPGIGINCKYDTGMHIWDDFIYLEIIDPQTGKNVPDGEWGEIVITTLVKEGAPLIRYRTHDLSRIIPGECPCGSKFPRIDVIQGRTDDMMKIKGVNVFPKQIEEVLKSFPELSSEYQIRISHLDGRDTMRIYVETTGEYDFDALSKKVAESVKSKIGFTPIVKVVELGLLPRSEKKTKRVIDERYS, from the coding sequence ATGAAGATCAACGAAAAGCAGATCGAACAGGTCAACAGCAGGATCCAAGCACTTATCTCCGCAGGCAGTTTCTACGGTAAGAAGCTCGAAGAGGCAGGAGTAGGCGAGATCAAGACGGCAGAGGACTTTGAAAAGCTTCCTTTCTCCGAGAAGAATGACTTGAGGGATGCATATCCCCTGGGACTTATGACTGCTCCCGAAGAGGAGATCGTAAGGATCCATTCTTCATCGGGTACGACGGGACTTCCCGTTATCATCCCTTACACGGCTAAGGATGTTGACGACTGGGCAACGATGTTCAAGCGTTGCTATGAGTTCGCAGGCATCACAAATAAAGACAGGATCCACATCACTCCGGGTTACGGCCTCTGGACTGCAGGTATCGGATTTCAGGCCGGATGCGAGAAGCTCGGTGCCATGGCGATCCCCATGGGTCCCGGTAATACCGATAAGCAGCTTCAGATGATGATGGATATGAAGTCCACGGTCCTTTGCGCTACATCTTCCTATGCGCTCCTTCTTGCAGAGGAGATCGAGAAGAGAGGTATCGGTGACAAGATCTGCCTCAAGAAGGGCGTTATCGGCTCCGAGAGATGGGGCGAGAAGATGAGGAGCAGGATCAAGAATGAGCTCGGCATCGAACTTTATGATATCTACGGTCTTACCGAGATCTACGGTCCCGGTATCGGTATCAACTGTAAGTATGACACGGGAATGCATATCTGGGATGATTTCATCTATCTTGAGATCATCGATCCCCAGACAGGAAAGAATGTACCTGACGGTGAGTGGGGTGAGATCGTTATCACTACACTCGTTAAGGAGGGTGCACCTCTTATAAGATATCGTACACATGACCTTTCGAGGATCATACCTGGCGAGTGCCCTTGCGGCAGCAAGTTCCCGAGGATCGATGTCATCCAGGGCAGAACTGACGACATGATGAAGATCAAGGGCGTTAACGTATTCCCCAAGCAGATCGAGGAAGTCTTGAAGTCATTCCCCGAGCTTTCGAGTGAGTATCAGATCAGGATCTCACACCTTGACGGAAGAGATACGATGAGGATCTATGTCGAGACGACGGGCGAGTACGATTTCGATGCGCTTTCCAAGAAGGTAGCAGAGTCCGTTAAGTCCAAGATCGGATTTACGCCTATCGTAAAGGTAGTTGAGCTCGGACTTCTTCCCAGATCGGAGAAGAAGACTAAGAGAGTCATCGACGAGAGATATTCATGA
- a CDS encoding replication restart DNA helicase PriA encodes MATLCKNCGGPLIFKPEINRMFCNHCGTDFAVSDVEITDRELLEEIKALSAKEVYGVDSEEFYDCNVYTCNQCGGEVIVNNTEVSTYCIYCGNPTVVFNRVAKQKRPEFILPFSISKETAVSNIRSHLSRGSFVPKELKNFKPDMVRGIYIPYWIVNCEHYNAAFIRGELNNDKDPEIKYYERVGTCTFNNMPLDASLLLNDETSVKLEPFDLKNLVPFDENYLSGFYSDMSDVSTMDITRAANSKADEMFREEAMHEIFAAKNKEVLESSPYTKLTGDKVYVMFPAWFITLEYQGEPLTILVNGDSGKVVGTLPFNKKKFIALTTIESVLLGLVFAVVVFLILSAFMSFGTGRTNARINTNMLKLIVPGIGMLIATFKGAINRLKRIKKNLTLTKSTQTLRYVKKRQG; translated from the coding sequence ATGGCTACGTTATGTAAAAACTGCGGCGGGCCGCTTATTTTCAAGCCCGAAATCAACAGGATGTTCTGCAATCATTGCGGAACGGATTTTGCTGTCAGCGATGTTGAGATAACCGACAGAGAACTTCTCGAAGAGATAAAGGCACTCTCGGCCAAGGAAGTCTACGGCGTCGACAGCGAGGAATTCTACGACTGTAATGTCTATACCTGCAATCAGTGCGGCGGTGAAGTCATCGTAAACAACACCGAGGTTTCGACCTACTGCATCTACTGCGGTAATCCTACGGTCGTATTCAACAGGGTCGCAAAGCAGAAGAGACCCGAGTTCATCCTCCCCTTCTCGATCAGTAAGGAGACAGCTGTTTCAAACATCCGCTCGCACCTGAGCAGAGGATCGTTCGTACCTAAAGAGCTCAAGAACTTTAAGCCCGATATGGTACGAGGCATCTATATCCCCTACTGGATCGTAAACTGCGAGCACTATAACGCGGCTTTTATCAGGGGCGAACTCAATAATGACAAGGATCCCGAGATCAAGTACTACGAGCGAGTCGGAACATGTACATTTAACAACATGCCCCTTGATGCTTCATTGCTCTTAAATGACGAGACATCCGTAAAGCTCGAGCCTTTTGATCTTAAGAATCTCGTTCCTTTCGACGAGAATTATCTCTCGGGCTTTTATTCCGATATGTCCGATGTCTCGACGATGGATATCACACGCGCAGCAAACAGCAAGGCTGACGAGATGTTCAGAGAAGAAGCCATGCACGAGATCTTCGCGGCAAAGAACAAGGAAGTCCTTGAGAGCTCGCCTTATACAAAGCTCACCGGTGACAAGGTCTACGTTATGTTCCCTGCCTGGTTCATCACGCTCGAATATCAGGGCGAGCCTCTTACGATCCTCGTAAACGGCGATTCGGGCAAGGTCGTAGGAACGCTGCCCTTTAACAAGAAGAAGTTCATTGCGCTTACGACGATCGAATCAGTACTTCTCGGACTCGTCTTCGCAGTAGTAGTATTCCTTATACTTTCGGCATTCATGTCGTTTGGAACAGGAAGGACCAACGCCAGGATCAACACTAACATGTTAAAGCTTATCGTTCCGGGTATCGGTATGCTCATTGCTACATTCAAGGGAGCGATAAACAGACTTAAGAGGATCAAGAAGAACCTTACTCTTACAAAGTCTACACAGACCCTCAGATACGTTAAGAAGAGGCAGGGCTAA
- a CDS encoding Uncharacterized conserved protein, DUF58 family, contains vWF domain, producing the protein MELVVFIVALGIFVLVELNYYRKHALEDLDLKVRFSKPVANCGETIEVIETAENNKKLPLPFLILKFETPTSLEFLDMTNTSLSDYLYREDMLTMKPFARHTRKIKAKCTKRGYYSFTRVNISTTDLLLMQKFNREFSNDANITVLPARVPAESLQTLLAITFSETMRRRTLLTDPFSFAGIREYMPGDPMKSINWVATARSNDFMVNQNASTATRRVSIFLNLDTYNPKKSKSLLEYSISLAYSYICELGAMGIPASLFTNGIDILTGTQVISNADITGDDTMRCGTELARIDLGCKTASFDALAEEYIVRDPNDEFIVVISPRFDDEFRETMKKIKRTKDSSMWVMPAYKMTPQAELDDTLVHSYLRLEVPGRD; encoded by the coding sequence ATGGAACTTGTTGTCTTCATCGTAGCGCTCGGTATCTTCGTGCTGGTCGAGCTCAATTACTACAGGAAACATGCACTTGAAGACTTGGATCTCAAGGTGCGGTTCTCTAAGCCTGTTGCAAATTGCGGCGAGACGATCGAGGTTATCGAGACTGCTGAGAACAACAAGAAGCTCCCGCTTCCGTTCCTGATCTTGAAGTTTGAGACACCTACATCACTCGAATTCCTGGACATGACGAATACTTCATTGTCTGACTATCTCTATCGTGAAGATATGCTCACGATGAAGCCTTTCGCGCGTCATACGAGGAAGATAAAGGCGAAGTGTACCAAGCGCGGATATTATTCATTTACGCGCGTCAATATATCTACGACAGACCTTCTTCTGATGCAAAAGTTCAACCGTGAGTTCTCTAATGATGCCAATATCACGGTGCTGCCTGCGAGAGTTCCTGCGGAGAGCCTTCAGACTCTGCTCGCAATAACATTCAGTGAGACCATGAGAAGAAGGACACTCCTTACCGATCCGTTTTCTTTCGCTGGGATAAGGGAATATATGCCCGGTGATCCCATGAAGTCCATCAACTGGGTAGCAACTGCCAGGTCAAATGATTTTATGGTTAATCAGAACGCGTCCACGGCGACGAGGCGTGTATCAATTTTTTTAAATCTCGATACATATAATCCCAAAAAGTCGAAGTCGCTCCTTGAGTATTCTATAAGTCTTGCATATTCGTATATCTGTGAACTCGGAGCCATGGGTATCCCGGCATCACTCTTTACTAACGGTATAGATATTCTTACGGGTACTCAGGTGATATCTAATGCTGATATCACGGGAGACGATACGATGCGCTGCGGTACGGAGCTTGCGAGGATCGACCTGGGATGCAAGACGGCGTCTTTCGATGCTCTTGCCGAAGAATATATCGTAAGGGATCCGAATGATGAATTCATCGTCGTAATCTCCCCGAGGTTTGACGATGAGTTCAGGGAGACCATGAAGAAGATAAAAAGGACCAAGGATTCCTCTATGTGGGTCATGCCCGCGTATAAGATGACTCCTCAGGCTGAGCTTGACGATACGCTCGTTCACTCCTATTTGAGATTGGAGGTGCCGGGGCGTGACTGA
- a CDS encoding Lysophospholipase L1 — protein MSGFTKWVACWGNATSYIDQTACTYAKDITLRYPILMSFDSDMIRVRFSNITGTEKVVINANVALMIGEEVDASTIRILTLGGSEDIAIEAGAEITSDEIGFELRRGDTICVSIYLPTYTCMNSGVLITGPLSKGSFCYGRHDTDTVFPIDKSRKTNWFYFLNTIDVHTEEKNKAVICYGDSITAQAWPDFLIQRCFDEGFTDTAIVRRAVSGTRILREYDCITYAAYGLKGSRRFPVEMNTAGASTVIIQHGINDIIHPVGTDVNPFRPWEDMPTAQEMADGVREIYVEHARELGLKVYSGTLLPIKGWRTYADFREKVRCEFNEYLRTSKDFDGCIDFDKAVRDPQEPERFRDGYDSGDHLHPSMSCYVKMANTVPKEMLN, from the coding sequence ATGAGCGGATTTACAAAGTGGGTAGCCTGCTGGGGTAACGCGACCTCATATATCGATCAGACGGCTTGTACATATGCGAAAGATATCACATTGAGGTATCCGATATTGATGAGTTTTGATTCTGACATGATCAGGGTCAGGTTCTCGAATATCACGGGTACAGAGAAGGTCGTGATCAACGCGAATGTCGCCCTTATGATAGGCGAAGAAGTTGATGCATCTACGATCAGAATACTGACTCTGGGCGGCAGTGAAGATATCGCGATAGAAGCAGGCGCCGAGATAACAAGTGATGAGATCGGATTTGAATTAAGACGCGGCGATACGATCTGCGTCAGTATCTATCTGCCGACATATACGTGTATGAATTCGGGAGTCCTTATCACGGGTCCTTTGTCCAAAGGTTCTTTCTGCTACGGTAGGCACGATACGGATACGGTATTCCCGATCGATAAGAGCAGGAAGACCAACTGGTTCTATTTTCTGAATACGATCGATGTTCATACGGAGGAAAAGAATAAGGCAGTTATCTGCTACGGTGATTCGATCACTGCGCAGGCATGGCCCGATTTCCTGATCCAGAGATGCTTTGATGAAGGCTTCACCGATACTGCGATCGTAAGAAGAGCAGTAAGCGGAACGAGGATCCTTCGAGAGTATGACTGCATCACATATGCGGCATACGGACTTAAGGGCAGCAGGAGATTCCCCGTCGAGATGAATACGGCAGGTGCTTCGACCGTCATTATCCAGCACGGCATAAATGACATCATCCATCCCGTCGGTACGGATGTTAATCCGTTCAGACCCTGGGAGGATATGCCTACGGCACAGGAGATGGCTGACGGTGTCAGGGAGATCTATGTAGAGCATGCCCGCGAACTGGGCCTCAAGGTGTATTCGGGAACACTTCTTCCGATAAAAGGATGGAGGACATATGCCGACTTCAGAGAGAAAGTCAGGTGTGAGTTCAATGAATACTTAAGGACTTCCAAGGACTTTGACGGCTGCATCGACTTCGATAAGGCGGTAAGAGATCCGCAGGAACCCGAGAGGTTCAGGGATGGCTATGACAGCGGCGACCATCTGCACCCGAGCATGTCATGCTACGTAAAGATGGCTAACACGGTCCCTAAGGAGATGCTTAACTGA
- a CDS encoding MoxR-like ATPase, producing MSFKETATRISDNISKVIVGKDKQIELLLTALTVGGHVLLEDVPGTGKTKMARSLAASLGLDFKRVQFTIDLLPSDLTGINYFDRAAGQFVFRQGPLFTNILLADEINRATARTQSSLLECMEEKQVTVDGVTRKLDQPYLVIATQNPIESQGTFPLPEAQLDRFLMMLSMEYPTHDESRDILKRFASEDPLDSLQAVASAEDIALMNQESRKVFVSDPVLNYAIDIVESTRTSSDVRIGASPRALIAYVAAARALALIRGRDHVVPDDLRELAVPVLAHRLSLHASSSFAADGKFMSSRERAALVIEGILGTVTCPTEKFDS from the coding sequence ATGAGTTTCAAGGAAACCGCCACCAGGATTTCGGATAATATTTCCAAGGTAATTGTAGGTAAGGATAAGCAGATAGAACTTCTCTTAACGGCGCTTACCGTCGGAGGACATGTTCTTCTAGAGGATGTTCCGGGAACGGGTAAGACGAAGATGGCAAGATCTCTTGCGGCATCGCTCGGGCTCGATTTTAAGCGTGTACAGTTTACGATCGACCTTCTGCCGTCGGATCTTACAGGTATCAATTATTTTGACAGGGCGGCAGGTCAGTTTGTATTCAGACAGGGACCTTTATTTACGAATATTCTTCTTGCAGATGAGATCAACCGTGCGACAGCAAGGACTCAGTCGAGCCTTCTTGAGTGCATGGAGGAAAAGCAGGTTACTGTTGATGGTGTTACCCGCAAGCTCGATCAGCCTTATCTCGTAATAGCTACGCAAAACCCGATCGAGTCTCAGGGAACTTTCCCTCTTCCCGAAGCACAGCTCGACAGATTCCTTATGATGCTCTCTATGGAATATCCGACTCATGATGAGAGCAGGGATATCCTGAAGAGATTTGCGTCGGAGGATCCGCTCGATTCATTGCAGGCTGTTGCTTCCGCCGAAGATATCGCTCTCATGAATCAGGAGAGCCGGAAAGTCTTCGTATCAGACCCCGTACTCAACTATGCTATCGATATCGTTGAATCTACCAGAACTTCTTCCGATGTCAGGATAGGAGCGAGCCCTCGCGCACTTATCGCGTATGTTGCCGCTGCGAGGGCGCTCGCTCTTATCAGGGGACGTGACCATGTCGTTCCCGATGACCTTCGCGAGCTCGCAGTGCCTGTACTTGCGCACAGGCTTTCGCTCCATGCATCGTCATCCTTTGCTGCAGACGGTAAGTTCATGAGCAGCAGGGAAAGGGCAGCGCTGGTCATCGAGGGTATCCTCGGTACCGTTACATGTCCTACGGAGAAGTTCGACTCCTGA